A DNA window from Aureibaculum sp. 2308TA14-22 contains the following coding sequences:
- a CDS encoding adenylate kinase: MTKIKLHNKYFKPYISAKKIKIAIDNMASLIAKDCEGEVPIFIGILNGSFMFAADFVRAYKGNCEMSFVKLASYHGTDSTGNVKQLVGLNENLEGRTVIILEDIIDTGTTLEEIYNIFRNQNIKKLKIATLFFKPDVFRKALHIDYIGLSVPDKFIVGYGLDYNGLGRNLTDIYQLTTHNMTNIVLFGPPGAGKGTQAEVLKDKYNLVHISTGDVFRYNIKNQTDLGKLAKSYMDKGDLVPDEVTINMLKAEVEKNDDANGFIFDGFPRTESQAKALDTFLEEKGQSINGMVALEVPEDLLVARLLKRGETSGRPDDQDESKIRNRFNEYETKTAILKNYYTDQDKYFGVNGVGSIEEITERLSTVFDTL; this comes from the coding sequence ATGACTAAAATAAAGTTACATAACAAATATTTTAAACCTTACATTTCAGCAAAAAAAATAAAGATTGCTATTGATAACATGGCAAGTTTAATAGCAAAGGACTGTGAGGGCGAAGTTCCCATTTTTATCGGAATTTTAAATGGTTCGTTTATGTTTGCTGCTGATTTTGTAAGAGCTTATAAAGGCAACTGCGAAATGTCTTTTGTGAAATTAGCATCCTATCACGGCACAGATTCTACTGGAAACGTAAAGCAACTGGTCGGACTTAATGAAAATCTGGAAGGCCGAACCGTTATTATTTTGGAAGATATTATCGATACTGGCACCACACTTGAGGAAATTTATAATATCTTTAGAAATCAAAATATCAAAAAATTAAAAATTGCAACGTTATTTTTTAAACCCGATGTTTTCCGCAAAGCATTACACATAGACTATATTGGCCTTTCTGTTCCCGATAAGTTTATTGTCGGTTACGGATTAGACTATAATGGTTTAGGAAGAAACCTCACAGATATATACCAATTAACGACACACAACATGACAAACATTGTATTATTTGGCCCTCCAGGAGCCGGAAAAGGAACTCAAGCTGAAGTATTAAAGGATAAATATAATTTGGTACATATTTCTACTGGAGATGTGTTCCGATATAATATTAAAAACCAAACTGACTTAGGTAAATTGGCAAAATCGTATATGGATAAAGGCGATTTAGTTCCTGACGAAGTAACCATTAATATGCTAAAGGCAGAAGTAGAAAAAAATGACGATGCCAACGGTTTTATATTTGACGGTTTTCCAAGAACGGAATCGCAGGCCAAAGCCTTGGACACATTTCTTGAAGAAAAAGGTCAATCCATTAACGGAATGGTAGCTTTGGAAGTTCCGGAAGACCTATTGGTCGCCCGTCTTTTAAAACGAGGGGAAACCAGTGGCAGACCTGACGATCAAGACGAATCTAAAATTAGAAATAGATTTAACGAATACGAAACAAAAACTGCTATTTTAAAAAATTATTATACTGATCAGGACAAATATTTTGGCGTAAATGGTGTAGGAAGTATCGAAGAAATAACAGAACGGTTAAGTACTGTTTTTGATACTTTATAG
- a CDS encoding LytTR family DNA-binding domain-containing protein, whose product MSNNPTDKPISKRHIIWATLVLTFLFTYAGVKESIWESFTDIGFNINFILNFVQIYLLIRLTYYLHFTKKSVLWKSIAISLGVFYLLQLLQVNIIDYEADDYTELYSITLPFGSLILLIFNFYYNLINKKSNSLLDDNTPEPIWLDTSTGRVKLFANTIKYAYLTDVYLEIHTESNLLKTFYSLKQLEELLSNENSFFRLNKQYLCQKNAISTFKPLSDGRLELTLFNNEKCIVSKNKASSFKKWINET is encoded by the coding sequence ATGTCAAATAACCCCACGGACAAACCAATATCCAAAAGACATATAATTTGGGCAACTTTAGTTTTGACATTTCTGTTTACCTATGCAGGTGTTAAAGAAAGTATTTGGGAATCTTTTACTGACATAGGCTTTAATATAAATTTTATTCTCAATTTTGTTCAGATTTACTTATTAATTAGACTTACGTATTACTTACATTTTACTAAGAAATCTGTACTTTGGAAATCAATTGCTATTTCTTTAGGAGTTTTTTATCTATTGCAACTACTTCAAGTAAATATTATTGATTATGAAGCAGATGATTATACAGAGTTATATTCAATTACATTGCCCTTTGGTAGTTTAATACTACTAATCTTCAATTTTTACTATAACTTAATTAATAAAAAGAGTAATTCTTTGTTAGATGATAATACGCCAGAACCTATATGGTTAGATACTTCGACTGGCCGTGTTAAGTTATTTGCTAACACTATTAAATATGCTTATTTAACTGATGTCTATTTAGAAATTCATACAGAAAGTAACCTTTTAAAAACGTTTTACTCGTTAAAACAACTGGAAGAATTACTCAGTAACGAAAACTCTTTTTTCAGACTGAATAAACAATATTTATGTCAAAAAAATGCCATTTCTACTTTTAAACCATTATCTGATGGAAGGTTAGAATTAACACTTTTTAATAATGAAAAATGTATTGTAAGCAAAAATAAGGCTTCGTCATTCAAAAAGTGGATTAACGAAACTTAA
- the obgE gene encoding GTPase ObgE, translated as MVEGNFVDYIKIHAASGKGGKGSVHLHREKYIQKGGPDGGDGGRGGHVIIRGSKNMWTLYHLKFKKHFKAEHGGDGSKSRSTGKDGNDIYIDVPLGTVIRDGETQEVVFEITEDGEEKILMEGGMGGRGNWHFKSSTNQTPRYAQPGIDGQEGWFQLELKILADVGLVGFPNAGKSTLLSVITSAKPKIADYAFTTLKPNLGIVEYRDFQSFVMADIPGIIEGAAEGKGLGHRFLRHIERNSTLLFLIPADSDDINEEYKILLNELKKHNPELLDKDRLLAISKSDMLDEELKNEIKKELPKGIDYLFISSIAQVGLSELKDKLWLMLND; from the coding sequence ATGGTTGAAGGCAACTTTGTAGATTATATAAAAATACATGCTGCATCTGGTAAGGGTGGTAAGGGCTCTGTGCATCTACATCGTGAAAAATATATCCAAAAAGGTGGTCCTGATGGTGGTGATGGCGGTCGTGGTGGTCATGTGATTATCCGTGGCAGTAAAAATATGTGGACGCTTTATCATCTAAAATTCAAAAAACACTTTAAAGCTGAACATGGCGGAGACGGAAGCAAAAGCAGAAGTACTGGTAAGGACGGTAATGATATTTATATAGATGTACCTTTAGGTACTGTAATAAGGGATGGGGAAACTCAAGAAGTTGTCTTTGAAATTACCGAAGATGGCGAAGAAAAAATATTGATGGAAGGTGGTATGGGAGGACGTGGTAATTGGCATTTTAAATCGTCCACTAACCAAACCCCACGCTATGCACAACCTGGTATTGACGGACAAGAAGGTTGGTTTCAATTGGAGCTTAAAATTTTGGCAGATGTTGGTTTAGTAGGATTTCCCAATGCTGGAAAATCGACTTTGTTATCAGTAATTACTTCTGCAAAACCCAAAATAGCCGATTATGCCTTTACTACCTTAAAACCCAATTTAGGTATCGTTGAGTATCGCGATTTTCAGAGTTTTGTAATGGCAGATATCCCAGGAATAATCGAAGGTGCGGCAGAGGGAAAAGGCTTGGGTCATCGATTTTTACGCCATATTGAACGAAATTCAACGCTATTGTTTTTAATTCCTGCTGATTCAGATGATATCAATGAGGAGTATAAAATATTACTAAACGAACTCAAAAAGCACAATCCCGAATTGTTGGATAAAGACCGATTATTAGCAATTTCAAAATCAGATATGTTGGATGAAGAGCTTAAAAATGAAATTAAAAAAGAACTTCCTAAAGGTATAGATTATTTATTTATTTCTTCGATAGCACAAGTAGGCCTTTCCGAATTAAAAGATAAATTGTGGTTAATGCTAAATGATTAA
- a CDS encoding DUF6340 family protein, whose protein sequence is MTKLLNKSAVFILFLGLILSSCATTNKMTMGVLEPAPVYMPKHNQKIGIIDRSLPSENNAELDKLDKVLSAEGKNLDKEGAHRAVLGLSDKLGKNQNFDEVKIIEDANLRSPGSGVFPATLPWETVQKICDENGVDALYVLSFYDTDSKIDYKTVQKKIKNPLGVEISVPEHHATIHTLLKTGWRVYDPKNKLILDEYRANQNLTSIGKGINPAKAIAAIAGRKEAVLEKSNTIGYNYGARILPRRVRVSRDYFIKGTDNFEVANRRAIAGKWDSAAELWNEEVSNSDSKIAGRACYNMAIINEINGNLDEAIEWAQKAYADYEIKEAIRYIRILKNRKEKNRLLASQN, encoded by the coding sequence ATGACAAAGTTACTTAACAAATCTGCTGTATTTATACTATTTCTCGGACTCATCTTGAGTTCTTGTGCTACAACCAATAAAATGACAATGGGCGTACTTGAACCAGCACCAGTGTATATGCCAAAACATAATCAAAAAATAGGTATTATAGACAGAAGTTTACCCTCAGAAAATAATGCTGAATTAGACAAATTAGATAAAGTCTTATCTGCTGAAGGTAAAAATTTAGATAAAGAAGGAGCTCACAGAGCTGTTTTAGGATTGTCTGATAAATTGGGTAAAAATCAAAATTTTGATGAAGTTAAAATTATTGAGGACGCTAATTTAAGAAGTCCAGGATCTGGTGTTTTTCCAGCTACATTACCATGGGAAACCGTACAGAAAATTTGTGATGAAAACGGTGTAGATGCTCTTTATGTATTATCATTTTACGATACCGATTCCAAAATTGATTATAAAACCGTTCAGAAAAAAATTAAAAACCCTTTAGGTGTAGAAATTTCAGTTCCAGAACATCATGCTACTATACATACCTTATTAAAAACAGGATGGAGAGTTTATGATCCGAAAAATAAACTTATACTTGATGAATATAGAGCTAATCAAAATTTAACTTCAATAGGAAAAGGTATTAATCCTGCTAAGGCAATTGCAGCTATTGCTGGAAGAAAAGAAGCTGTTTTAGAAAAAAGTAATACTATTGGTTACAACTACGGTGCAAGAATTCTTCCTAGAAGGGTTCGTGTTTCTAGAGATTATTTCATAAAAGGAACTGATAATTTTGAAGTTGCAAATCGTAGAGCTATTGCCGGTAAATGGGATAGTGCTGCCGAATTATGGAATGAAGAAGTCTCAAATAGCGATAGTAAAATTGCTGGTAGAGCTTGCTATAACATGGCTATTATAAATGAAATAAATGGTAATTTAGATGAGGCAATAGAATGGGCACAAAAAGCCTATGCAGATTATGAGATTAAAGAAGCCATACGATATATCCGAATCTTAAAGAACCGTAAAGAAAAAAACAGATTGTTGGCGTCTCAAAATTAA